The following proteins come from a genomic window of Oncorhynchus masou masou isolate Uvic2021 chromosome 25, UVic_Omas_1.1, whole genome shotgun sequence:
- the LOC135514226 gene encoding protein GUCD1-like isoform X1, with protein MSGDAILLNVPVIRQLYHWDCGLACARMVLKYGNISSYTLHTRYLHPVSDEEFQGACWELKLTESVWTIDLAYLMCQLGVRYRFCTQTLGVDKGFRNQSFYKKHFDTEEDRVNKLFLKAESKNVVVKQCSVTIQEIQEHVDLSHVAIVLVNAVVLVCELCTSPVKYCCFLPVGQKCFCRKPEYQGHFVVVCGFNRSSGCIFYNNPAYSDRVCCTSISNFEEARMSYGTDEDILFIFKES; from the exons ATGTCAG GTGATGCCATTCTGCTGAATGTACCTGTCATTCGGCAGCTGTACCACTGGGACTGTGGATTAGCCTGCGCAAGAATGGTTTTGAAGTACGGGAACATTTCGTCATATACTTTACATACACG GTACCTCCACCCTGTGAGTGATGAAGAGTTTCAGGGTGCTTGCTGGGAGCTGAAGCTGACGGAGAGCGTGTGGACAATTGACTTGGCCTACCTCATGTGCCAGCTGGGGGTCAGGTACCGCTTCTGTACTCAGACACTGGGTGTTGACAAGGGCTTCAGGAATCAG TCCTTCTACAAAAAGCATTTTGACactgaggaagacagagtgaacAAACTCTTCCTTAAGGCTGAGAGCAAGAATGTCGTGGTGAAACAATG CTCTGTGACAATTCAGGAAATCCAGGAACATGTTGACCTGAGCCATGTGGCCATAGTGCTGGTCAACGCTGTGGTTCTGGTGTGTGAACTCTGCACTTCGCCTGTCAAGTACTGCTGTTTCCTGCCTGTGGGCCAGAAGTGCTTCTGCAGGAAGCCAGAATACCAGGGTCACTTTGTGGTGGTGTGTGGCTTCAACCGGAGCAGCGGCTGCATCTTCTACAACAACCCTGCCTACTCAGACC GCGTGTGTTGCACCAGCATTAGTAACTTTGAAGAGGCTCGAATGAGCTACGGGACAGATGAGGATATTCTGTTCATCTTCAAGGAGAGCTGA
- the LOC135514226 gene encoding protein GUCD1-like isoform X3 produces MVLKYGNISSYTLHTRYLHPVSDEEFQGACWELKLTESVWTIDLAYLMCQLGVRYRFCTQTLGVDKGFRNQSFYKKHFDTEEDRVNKLFLKAESKNVVVKQCSVTIQEIQEHVDLSHVAIVLVNAVVLVCELCTSPVKYCCFLPVGQKCFCRKPEYQGHFVVVCGFNRSSGCIFYNNPAYSDRVCCTSISNFEEARMSYGTDEDILFIFKES; encoded by the exons ATGGTTTTGAAGTACGGGAACATTTCGTCATATACTTTACATACACG GTACCTCCACCCTGTGAGTGATGAAGAGTTTCAGGGTGCTTGCTGGGAGCTGAAGCTGACGGAGAGCGTGTGGACAATTGACTTGGCCTACCTCATGTGCCAGCTGGGGGTCAGGTACCGCTTCTGTACTCAGACACTGGGTGTTGACAAGGGCTTCAGGAATCAG TCCTTCTACAAAAAGCATTTTGACactgaggaagacagagtgaacAAACTCTTCCTTAAGGCTGAGAGCAAGAATGTCGTGGTGAAACAATG CTCTGTGACAATTCAGGAAATCCAGGAACATGTTGACCTGAGCCATGTGGCCATAGTGCTGGTCAACGCTGTGGTTCTGGTGTGTGAACTCTGCACTTCGCCTGTCAAGTACTGCTGTTTCCTGCCTGTGGGCCAGAAGTGCTTCTGCAGGAAGCCAGAATACCAGGGTCACTTTGTGGTGGTGTGTGGCTTCAACCGGAGCAGCGGCTGCATCTTCTACAACAACCCTGCCTACTCAGACC GCGTGTGTTGCACCAGCATTAGTAACTTTGAAGAGGCTCGAATGAGCTACGGGACAGATGAGGATATTCTGTTCATCTTCAAGGAGAGCTGA
- the LOC135514226 gene encoding protein GUCD1-like isoform X4: MVLKYLHPVSDEEFQGACWELKLTESVWTIDLAYLMCQLGVRYRFCTQTLGVDKGFRNQSFYKKHFDTEEDRVNKLFLKAESKNVVVKQCSVTIQEIQEHVDLSHVAIVLVNAVVLVCELCTSPVKYCCFLPVGQKCFCRKPEYQGHFVVVCGFNRSSGCIFYNNPAYSDRVCCTSISNFEEARMSYGTDEDILFIFKES; the protein is encoded by the exons ATGGTTTTGAA GTACCTCCACCCTGTGAGTGATGAAGAGTTTCAGGGTGCTTGCTGGGAGCTGAAGCTGACGGAGAGCGTGTGGACAATTGACTTGGCCTACCTCATGTGCCAGCTGGGGGTCAGGTACCGCTTCTGTACTCAGACACTGGGTGTTGACAAGGGCTTCAGGAATCAG TCCTTCTACAAAAAGCATTTTGACactgaggaagacagagtgaacAAACTCTTCCTTAAGGCTGAGAGCAAGAATGTCGTGGTGAAACAATG CTCTGTGACAATTCAGGAAATCCAGGAACATGTTGACCTGAGCCATGTGGCCATAGTGCTGGTCAACGCTGTGGTTCTGGTGTGTGAACTCTGCACTTCGCCTGTCAAGTACTGCTGTTTCCTGCCTGTGGGCCAGAAGTGCTTCTGCAGGAAGCCAGAATACCAGGGTCACTTTGTGGTGGTGTGTGGCTTCAACCGGAGCAGCGGCTGCATCTTCTACAACAACCCTGCCTACTCAGACC GCGTGTGTTGCACCAGCATTAGTAACTTTGAAGAGGCTCGAATGAGCTACGGGACAGATGAGGATATTCTGTTCATCTTCAAGGAGAGCTGA
- the LOC135514226 gene encoding protein GUCD1-like isoform X2 gives MSGDAILLNVPVIRQLYHWDCGLACARMVLKYLHPVSDEEFQGACWELKLTESVWTIDLAYLMCQLGVRYRFCTQTLGVDKGFRNQSFYKKHFDTEEDRVNKLFLKAESKNVVVKQCSVTIQEIQEHVDLSHVAIVLVNAVVLVCELCTSPVKYCCFLPVGQKCFCRKPEYQGHFVVVCGFNRSSGCIFYNNPAYSDRVCCTSISNFEEARMSYGTDEDILFIFKES, from the exons ATGTCAG GTGATGCCATTCTGCTGAATGTACCTGTCATTCGGCAGCTGTACCACTGGGACTGTGGATTAGCCTGCGCAAGAATGGTTTTGAA GTACCTCCACCCTGTGAGTGATGAAGAGTTTCAGGGTGCTTGCTGGGAGCTGAAGCTGACGGAGAGCGTGTGGACAATTGACTTGGCCTACCTCATGTGCCAGCTGGGGGTCAGGTACCGCTTCTGTACTCAGACACTGGGTGTTGACAAGGGCTTCAGGAATCAG TCCTTCTACAAAAAGCATTTTGACactgaggaagacagagtgaacAAACTCTTCCTTAAGGCTGAGAGCAAGAATGTCGTGGTGAAACAATG CTCTGTGACAATTCAGGAAATCCAGGAACATGTTGACCTGAGCCATGTGGCCATAGTGCTGGTCAACGCTGTGGTTCTGGTGTGTGAACTCTGCACTTCGCCTGTCAAGTACTGCTGTTTCCTGCCTGTGGGCCAGAAGTGCTTCTGCAGGAAGCCAGAATACCAGGGTCACTTTGTGGTGGTGTGTGGCTTCAACCGGAGCAGCGGCTGCATCTTCTACAACAACCCTGCCTACTCAGACC GCGTGTGTTGCACCAGCATTAGTAACTTTGAAGAGGCTCGAATGAGCTACGGGACAGATGAGGATATTCTGTTCATCTTCAAGGAGAGCTGA